The Candidatus Rubidus massiliensis DNA segment GCCTATTGAAGACTTTATTCCTTTAGAAGATGATTGCCAAGAGCAAATTGCGATGGTAGATAATTATATCCCTCAACCAAAAGATTCACCAGGCGATCCTGGAAGTGCAGTGCCAGGAATTCATGCCTTTAAAGATCCACATATGATTCCAGGTCTTGCAAGAATTTTTAAAAATATAAGCTATGAATATAATAGTGATTTAGTTAAAGGATCTCAAAATTTTGCAACTTTAAAAAAAATAGCAGAATTTATGCGTGCAAATCCAAATACTTATGTATTTATAGAAGGTCATTGTGATGAAAGAGGGCCAGAAGCTTACAATTTAGCATTAGGAGCTAGAAGAAGTAATACAGTCCGAAACATGTTAATTCAAGAAGGAGTAAATCCTGATCATCTTTTTACTATTTCTTACGGAAAAGATCGTCCTTTAATTCATGAACATCATGAAGAAGCTTGGAGTCAAAATCGTAGAGCTGAATTTAAAATTTACCAACGATAAA contains these protein-coding regions:
- the pal gene encoding Peptidoglycan-associated lipoprotein precursor — translated: MKNSFVKNILLATLALSIVSCARNTDDVWEDTRTAGRHVTRGVKALGGKHGSSRQVCSRDQFYCEPTYVRPRPRPIEDFIPLEDDCQEQIAMVDNYIPQPKDSPGDPGSAVPGIHAFKDPHMIPGLARIFKNISYEYNSDLVKGSQNFATLKKIAEFMRANPNTYVFIEGHCDERGPEAYNLALGARRSNTVRNMLIQEGVNPDHLFTISYGKDRPLIHEHHEEAWSQNRRAEFKIYQR